In one Hypomesus transpacificus isolate Combined female chromosome 18, fHypTra1, whole genome shotgun sequence genomic region, the following are encoded:
- the hipk1a gene encoding homeodomain-interacting protein kinase 1 isoform X1, with the protein MASQIQVYSSPSVTSSAYTRSKKLKVETAWDVSNQSGENGYYHQSSSQATASSPSASNCNPTHSSSNQGFPPAGGSREQTVVRAADSTGSVPGPPSSSSSSSSRRVKDAASSSQPTDLHHKQYSHKRKSEEVDSSDSVQILEELSAPVVTNRTAGAGGNTTAQSIAHSTSTTKSSNSHSEGDYQLVQHEILCSVSNSYEVLEFLGRGTFGQVAKCWKRGTNEIVAIKILKNHPSYARQGQIEVSILSRLSTENADEFNFVRSYECFQHKNHTCLVFEMLEQNLYDFLKHSKFSPLLLKSIRPVLQQVSTALMKLKSLGLIHADLKPENIMLVDPLRQPYRVKVIDFGSASHVSKAVCSTYLQSRYYRAPEIILGLPFCEAIDMWSLGCVIAELFLGWPLYPGASEYDQIRYISQTQGLPAEYILSAGTKTSRFFNRGPDSSYPLWRLKTPAEHEAEMGIKSKEARKYIFNCLDDMMQVNMTTLDGTDVLAEKADRREFIDLLKKMLTLDADKRITPMKTLNHPFVTMTHLLHFPHSSHVKSCFQHMDICKRRCSTFENGKNLFASNSTPSAATNLTVTFSSQLNQHNQMASTGGQSLSLSSNVPLLNYQPGLYQQATINIPGLAQQSVPMQSVPMQSVPTQLCPQTEPFQQTLIVCPSTIQGLQTSNKHSGYPVRMDNSVPQNQSTQPLHIQPGMLAQASFNPLMVASLHAPVAGMPPLCSLPLALGCGAGRPGPLDQSTTVLQGWPAGTQQILIPSTWQQMPGMSLHNPAQQVVPDSPMGLPHADSSGQQGSNWSRPTLFPTRGRHGGQYDGVNQQDAAAGRNAAPAVSQNHALAAGHPRAQQGKRSKARHADSRVRPVSTVQSASSLVQTSLAFVGDQSQPIIISDTPSPAVSIITIHSDTEDEDERKFPPTCSGASQRANVISCVTVHDSQDSDSSNSTPLSPKRLTNLEETPSKALAISTPSVKSQPGEATAHKASGASEPAGASGKSKKGSGEQSNWSGASSSERHQRAASIRSQPLNLSQVQQSVMSSSHDQSVGSSGSLRRQPTYPPSVSSHSSYRLHEASLFSSTPNLYAYPASAALASVSQAVDLMNGGGASSRHTRPSQAYSSLGLLQKNSSLGLVGHAPGQFNHHHQQQQQLAGQPYPRSNAAYQRKLSQYPYL; encoded by the exons ATGGCTTCCCAGATCCAGGTCTACTCCTCTCCCTCGGTGACCTCCAGTGCCTACACCCGCTCCAAGAAACTAAAGGTAGAGACAGCGTGGGATGTTAGCAACCAGTCGGGTGAAAACGGTTACTACCATCAGAGCTCCAGTCAGGCTACAgcatcctccccctctgcctccaatTGTAACCCCACTCACAGCTCCTCCAACCAAGGGTTCCCACCAGCTGGAGGCTCCAGGGAGCAGACAGTCGTACGGGCAGCAGACAGCACTGGTAGTGTTCCTGGACCCCCTtcgtcatcctcctcatcctctagCCGCCGTGTCAAGGATGCTGCATCCTCCTCTCAGCCCACTGACCTCCACCACAAACAGTACAGTCACAAGCGCAAGAGCGAGGAGGTGGACAGCAGTGATAGTGTCCAGATCCTGGAGGAGCTCTCTGCCCCTGTGGTGACCAACCGTACAGCCGGGGCTGGGGGCAACACCACAGCCCAGTCCATcgcacactccacctccaccaccaagaGCAGCAACTCCCACAGTGAGGGAGACTACCAGCTGGTGCAGCATGAGATCCTGTGCTCCGTGTCAAACAGCTACGAGGTGCTCGAGTTCCTGGGGCGGGGCACTTTTGGTCAGGTGGCAAAGTGCTGGAAGCGTGGAACCAATGAGATTGTGGCCATCAAAATCCTGAAGAACCACCCCTCATATGCCCGCCAGGGTCAAATTGAG GTTAGTATCCTTAGCAGACTGAGCACTGAGAATGCAGATGAGTTCAATTTTGTGCGCTCCTATGAGTGCTTCCAGCACAAGAACCACACCTGCCTGGTGTTTGAGATGCTGGAGCAGAACCTCTACGACTTCCTTAAGCACAGTAAGTTCAGCCCGCTGCTCCTCAAGTCCATCCGGCCCGTCCTGCAGCAGGTGTCCACAGCCCTGATGAAGCTGAAGAGCCTGGGCCTGATCCACGCTGACCTGAAGCCGGAGAACATCATGCTGGTGGACCCCCTCAGGCAGCCCTACAGGGTCAAGGTCATAGACTTTGGCTCAGCCAGCCATGTGTCCAAGGCTGTCTGCTCTACCTACCTGCAGTCCAGATACTACCG GGCGCCAGAGATCATTCTGGGCCTTCCCTTCTGTGAGGCTATAGACATGTGGTCCCTGGGCTGTGTCATTGCTGAGCTGTTCTTGGGATGGCCCCTGTATCCTGGCGCCTCAGAGTATGACCAG ATCCGCTACATTTCCCAGACGCAGGGTCTGCCAGCGGAGTACATCCTGAGCGCTGGCACCAAGACCAGCCGCTTCTTCAACAGAGGCCCTGATTCCAGCTACCCTCTCTGGAGGCTGAAG ACGCCAGCGGAGCACGAGGCAGAGATGGGGATCAAGTCAAAAGAGGCCCGGAAATACATCTTCAACTGTCTGGATGACATGATGCAG gtgaacatGACCACCCTGGATGGGACCGACGTCCTGGCCGAGAAGGCCGACAGACGGGAGTTCATAGACCTGCTGAAGAAGATGCTCACCCTGGACGCCGACAAGAGGATCACCCCCATGAAAACGCTGAACCACCCCTTTGTCACTATGACTCATCTGCTCCACTTCCCCCACAGCTCACA TGTGAAGTCCTGCTTCCAGCACATGGACATCTGCAAGCGCAGGTGCAGCACCTTTGAGAATGGGAAGAATTTGTTTGCCAGCAACAGCACGCCCAGTGCAGCCACAAACCTCACTGTCACCTTCAGCAGCCAGCTGAACCAGCACAACCAG ATGGCGTCCACAGGTGGCCAGTCCCTCTCCCTGAGCAGCAACGTCCCTCTGCTGAACTACCAGCCTGGGTTGTACCAGCAGGCTACCATCAACATCCCGGGCCTGGCCCAGCAGAGTGTGCCCATGCAGAGTGTGCCCATGCAGAGCGTGCCCACCCAGCTGTGCCCCCAGACGGAGCCCTTCCAGCAGACCCTCATCGTGTGCCCTTCCACCATCCAGG GTCTCCAAACGTCTAATAAGCACTCTGGGTACCCAGTGAGGATGGATAACTCTGTCCCGCAGAACCAGTCTACCCAGCCTCTGCACATCCAGCCAGGCATGCTGGCACAG gCCTCCTTCAACCCCCTGATGGTAGCCAGCCTGCACGCTCCCGTGGCGGGGATGCCCCCCCTGTGTTCGTTGCCCCTGGCTCTGGGCTGTGGGGCCGGGAGGCCTGGCCCTCTGGATCAGAGTACCACTGTGCTG cAGGGCTGGCCTGCAGGCACCCAGCAGATCCTCATCCCCTCCACGTGGCAGCAGATGCCAGGCATGTCCCTCCACAACCCTGCTCAGCAGGTGGTCCCTGACTCTCCCATGGGACTTCCCCATGCGGACAGCTCAGGCCAGCAGGGCTCCAACTGGAG CCGGCCAACTCTTTTTCCCACCAGGGGTCGTCACGGCGGCCAGTACGATGGGGTGAACCAGCAGGACGCTGCAGCTGGGCGCAACGCGGCTCCGGCCGTCTCTCAGAACCACGCTCTAGCCGCAGGGCACCCCAGGGCCCAGCAGGGGAAGAGGTCCAAGGCCCGCCATGCTGACAGCAGAGTCAG GCCTGTGTCAACCGTCCAGTCGGCCTCCTCTCTTGTCCAAACCTCCCTGGCCTTTGTCGGAGACCAGTCTCAGCCCATCATCATCTCCGACACGCCTAGCCCTGCGGTCAGCATCATCACCATCCACAGTGACACAGAGGACGAAGACGAGAGGAAGTTCCCTCCTACCTG ctcTGGAGCGAGTCAGAGGGCCAACGTGATCAGCTGTGTGACCGTGCACGACTCCCAGGACTCTGACTCGTCCAACAGCACTCCGCTGAGTCCCAAGAGGCTGACTAACTTGGAGGAGACCCCCTCCAAGGCCCTGGCCATCTCCACGCCCTCGGTCAAGAGCCAGCCAGGGGAGGCCACTGCTCACAAGGCCTCGGGGGCCTCAG AACCTGCAGGGGCCTCTGGGAAGTCCAAGAAAGGCTCGGGTGAGCAGTCCAACTGGTCAGGAGCCTCCAGCAGTGAGCGGCATCAACGAGCCGCATCGATCCGATCCCAGCCTCTCAACCTGAGTCAG GTCCAGCaatctgtgatgtcatcatcacATGACCAATCGGTGGGAAGTAGCGGCTCCTTGCGCAGACAGCCAACGTACCCTCCATCAGTCTCTTCCCACTCATCTTACCGGCTCCATGAGGCATCTCTCTTCAGTTCCACCCCTAACTTGTACGCATACCCAGCCTCCGCCGCCCTCGCCTCGGTCTCCCAGGCCGTGGACCTGATGAACGGAGGAGGGGCCTCATCCCGCCACACCAGACCCAGCCAGGCCTACTCCTCTCTGGGTCTGCTCCAGAAGAACAGCAGCCTGGGCCTGGTGGGCCACGCTCCAGGACAGTTCAATCATCaccatcagcagcagcagcagctggcagGCCAGCCTTACCCCCGCTCCAATGCTGCTTACCAGCGCAAGCTCAGCCAGTACCCCtacctgtga
- the hipk1a gene encoding homeodomain-interacting protein kinase 1 isoform X6, with the protein MASQIQVYSSPSVTSSAYTRSKKLKVETAWDVSNQSGENGYYHQSSSQATASSPSASNCNPTHSSSNQGFPPAGGSREQTVVRAADSTGSVPGPPSSSSSSSSRRVKDAASSSQPTDLHHKQYSHKRKSEEVDSSDSVQILEELSAPVVTNRTAGAGGNTTAQSIAHSTSTTKSSNSHSEGDYQLVQHEILCSVSNSYEVLEFLGRGTFGQVAKCWKRGTNEIVAIKILKNHPSYARQGQIEVSILSRLSTENADEFNFVRSYECFQHKNHTCLVFEMLEQNLYDFLKHSKFSPLLLKSIRPVLQQVSTALMKLKSLGLIHADLKPENIMLVDPLRQPYRVKVIDFGSASHVSKAVCSTYLQSRYYRAPEIILGLPFCEAIDMWSLGCVIAELFLGWPLYPGASEYDQIRYISQTQGLPAEYILSAGTKTSRFFNRGPDSSYPLWRLKTPAEHEAEMGIKSKEARKYIFNCLDDMMQVNMTTLDGTDVLAEKADRREFIDLLKKMLTLDADKRITPMKTLNHPFVTMTHLLHFPHSSHVKSCFQHMDICKRRCSTFENGKNLFASNSTPSAATNLTVTFSSQLNQHNQMASTGGQSLSLSSNVPLLNYQPGLYQQATINIPGLAQQSVPMQSVPMQSVPTQLCPQTEPFQQTLIVCPSTIQGLQTSNKHSGYPVRMDNSVPQNQSTQPLHIQPGMLAQQGWPAGTQQILIPSTWQQMPGMSLHNPAQQVVPDSPMGLPHADSSGQQGSNWRGRHGGQYDGVNQQDAAAGRNAAPAVSQNHALAAGHPRAQQGKRSKARHADSRVRPVSTVQSASSLVQTSLAFVGDQSQPIIISDTPSPAVSIITIHSDTEDEDERKFPPTCSGASQRANVISCVTVHDSQDSDSSNSTPLSPKRLTNLEETPSKALAISTPSVKSQPGEATAHKASGASEPAGASGKSKKGSGEQSNWSGASSSERHQRAASIRSQPLNLSQVQQSVMSSSHDQSVGSSGSLRRQPTYPPSVSSHSSYRLHEASLFSSTPNLYAYPASAALASVSQAVDLMNGGGASSRHTRPSQAYSSLGLLQKNSSLGLVGHAPGQFNHHHQQQQQLAGQPYPRSNAAYQRKLSQYPYL; encoded by the exons ATGGCTTCCCAGATCCAGGTCTACTCCTCTCCCTCGGTGACCTCCAGTGCCTACACCCGCTCCAAGAAACTAAAGGTAGAGACAGCGTGGGATGTTAGCAACCAGTCGGGTGAAAACGGTTACTACCATCAGAGCTCCAGTCAGGCTACAgcatcctccccctctgcctccaatTGTAACCCCACTCACAGCTCCTCCAACCAAGGGTTCCCACCAGCTGGAGGCTCCAGGGAGCAGACAGTCGTACGGGCAGCAGACAGCACTGGTAGTGTTCCTGGACCCCCTtcgtcatcctcctcatcctctagCCGCCGTGTCAAGGATGCTGCATCCTCCTCTCAGCCCACTGACCTCCACCACAAACAGTACAGTCACAAGCGCAAGAGCGAGGAGGTGGACAGCAGTGATAGTGTCCAGATCCTGGAGGAGCTCTCTGCCCCTGTGGTGACCAACCGTACAGCCGGGGCTGGGGGCAACACCACAGCCCAGTCCATcgcacactccacctccaccaccaagaGCAGCAACTCCCACAGTGAGGGAGACTACCAGCTGGTGCAGCATGAGATCCTGTGCTCCGTGTCAAACAGCTACGAGGTGCTCGAGTTCCTGGGGCGGGGCACTTTTGGTCAGGTGGCAAAGTGCTGGAAGCGTGGAACCAATGAGATTGTGGCCATCAAAATCCTGAAGAACCACCCCTCATATGCCCGCCAGGGTCAAATTGAG GTTAGTATCCTTAGCAGACTGAGCACTGAGAATGCAGATGAGTTCAATTTTGTGCGCTCCTATGAGTGCTTCCAGCACAAGAACCACACCTGCCTGGTGTTTGAGATGCTGGAGCAGAACCTCTACGACTTCCTTAAGCACAGTAAGTTCAGCCCGCTGCTCCTCAAGTCCATCCGGCCCGTCCTGCAGCAGGTGTCCACAGCCCTGATGAAGCTGAAGAGCCTGGGCCTGATCCACGCTGACCTGAAGCCGGAGAACATCATGCTGGTGGACCCCCTCAGGCAGCCCTACAGGGTCAAGGTCATAGACTTTGGCTCAGCCAGCCATGTGTCCAAGGCTGTCTGCTCTACCTACCTGCAGTCCAGATACTACCG GGCGCCAGAGATCATTCTGGGCCTTCCCTTCTGTGAGGCTATAGACATGTGGTCCCTGGGCTGTGTCATTGCTGAGCTGTTCTTGGGATGGCCCCTGTATCCTGGCGCCTCAGAGTATGACCAG ATCCGCTACATTTCCCAGACGCAGGGTCTGCCAGCGGAGTACATCCTGAGCGCTGGCACCAAGACCAGCCGCTTCTTCAACAGAGGCCCTGATTCCAGCTACCCTCTCTGGAGGCTGAAG ACGCCAGCGGAGCACGAGGCAGAGATGGGGATCAAGTCAAAAGAGGCCCGGAAATACATCTTCAACTGTCTGGATGACATGATGCAG gtgaacatGACCACCCTGGATGGGACCGACGTCCTGGCCGAGAAGGCCGACAGACGGGAGTTCATAGACCTGCTGAAGAAGATGCTCACCCTGGACGCCGACAAGAGGATCACCCCCATGAAAACGCTGAACCACCCCTTTGTCACTATGACTCATCTGCTCCACTTCCCCCACAGCTCACA TGTGAAGTCCTGCTTCCAGCACATGGACATCTGCAAGCGCAGGTGCAGCACCTTTGAGAATGGGAAGAATTTGTTTGCCAGCAACAGCACGCCCAGTGCAGCCACAAACCTCACTGTCACCTTCAGCAGCCAGCTGAACCAGCACAACCAG ATGGCGTCCACAGGTGGCCAGTCCCTCTCCCTGAGCAGCAACGTCCCTCTGCTGAACTACCAGCCTGGGTTGTACCAGCAGGCTACCATCAACATCCCGGGCCTGGCCCAGCAGAGTGTGCCCATGCAGAGTGTGCCCATGCAGAGCGTGCCCACCCAGCTGTGCCCCCAGACGGAGCCCTTCCAGCAGACCCTCATCGTGTGCCCTTCCACCATCCAGG GTCTCCAAACGTCTAATAAGCACTCTGGGTACCCAGTGAGGATGGATAACTCTGTCCCGCAGAACCAGTCTACCCAGCCTCTGCACATCCAGCCAGGCATGCTGGCACAG cAGGGCTGGCCTGCAGGCACCCAGCAGATCCTCATCCCCTCCACGTGGCAGCAGATGCCAGGCATGTCCCTCCACAACCCTGCTCAGCAGGTGGTCCCTGACTCTCCCATGGGACTTCCCCATGCGGACAGCTCAGGCCAGCAGGGCTCCAACTGGAG GGGTCGTCACGGCGGCCAGTACGATGGGGTGAACCAGCAGGACGCTGCAGCTGGGCGCAACGCGGCTCCGGCCGTCTCTCAGAACCACGCTCTAGCCGCAGGGCACCCCAGGGCCCAGCAGGGGAAGAGGTCCAAGGCCCGCCATGCTGACAGCAGAGTCAG GCCTGTGTCAACCGTCCAGTCGGCCTCCTCTCTTGTCCAAACCTCCCTGGCCTTTGTCGGAGACCAGTCTCAGCCCATCATCATCTCCGACACGCCTAGCCCTGCGGTCAGCATCATCACCATCCACAGTGACACAGAGGACGAAGACGAGAGGAAGTTCCCTCCTACCTG ctcTGGAGCGAGTCAGAGGGCCAACGTGATCAGCTGTGTGACCGTGCACGACTCCCAGGACTCTGACTCGTCCAACAGCACTCCGCTGAGTCCCAAGAGGCTGACTAACTTGGAGGAGACCCCCTCCAAGGCCCTGGCCATCTCCACGCCCTCGGTCAAGAGCCAGCCAGGGGAGGCCACTGCTCACAAGGCCTCGGGGGCCTCAG AACCTGCAGGGGCCTCTGGGAAGTCCAAGAAAGGCTCGGGTGAGCAGTCCAACTGGTCAGGAGCCTCCAGCAGTGAGCGGCATCAACGAGCCGCATCGATCCGATCCCAGCCTCTCAACCTGAGTCAG GTCCAGCaatctgtgatgtcatcatcacATGACCAATCGGTGGGAAGTAGCGGCTCCTTGCGCAGACAGCCAACGTACCCTCCATCAGTCTCTTCCCACTCATCTTACCGGCTCCATGAGGCATCTCTCTTCAGTTCCACCCCTAACTTGTACGCATACCCAGCCTCCGCCGCCCTCGCCTCGGTCTCCCAGGCCGTGGACCTGATGAACGGAGGAGGGGCCTCATCCCGCCACACCAGACCCAGCCAGGCCTACTCCTCTCTGGGTCTGCTCCAGAAGAACAGCAGCCTGGGCCTGGTGGGCCACGCTCCAGGACAGTTCAATCATCaccatcagcagcagcagcagctggcagGCCAGCCTTACCCCCGCTCCAATGCTGCTTACCAGCGCAAGCTCAGCCAGTACCCCtacctgtga
- the hipk1a gene encoding homeodomain-interacting protein kinase 1 isoform X2 has protein sequence MASQIQVYSSPSVTSSAYTRSKKLKVETAWDVSNQSGENGYYHQSSSQATASSPSASNCNPTHSSSNQGFPPAGGSREQTVVRAADSTGSVPGPPSSSSSSSSRRVKDAASSSQPTDLHHKQYSHKRKSEEVDSSDSVQILEELSAPVVTNRTAGAGGNTTAQSIAHSTSTTKSSNSHSEGDYQLVQHEILCSVSNSYEVLEFLGRGTFGQVAKCWKRGTNEIVAIKILKNHPSYARQGQIEVSILSRLSTENADEFNFVRSYECFQHKNHTCLVFEMLEQNLYDFLKHSKFSPLLLKSIRPVLQQVSTALMKLKSLGLIHADLKPENIMLVDPLRQPYRVKVIDFGSASHVSKAVCSTYLQSRYYRAPEIILGLPFCEAIDMWSLGCVIAELFLGWPLYPGASEYDQIRYISQTQGLPAEYILSAGTKTSRFFNRGPDSSYPLWRLKTPAEHEAEMGIKSKEARKYIFNCLDDMMQVNMTTLDGTDVLAEKADRREFIDLLKKMLTLDADKRITPMKTLNHPFVTMTHLLHFPHSSHVKSCFQHMDICKRRCSTFENGKNLFASNSTPSAATNLTVTFSSQLNQHNQMASTGGQSLSLSSNVPLLNYQPGLYQQATINIPGLAQQSVPMQSVPMQSVPTQLCPQTEPFQQTLIVCPSTIQGLQTSNKHSGYPVRMDNSVPQNQSTQPLHIQPGMLAQASFNPLMVASLHAPVAGMPPLCSLPLALGCGAGRPGPLDQSTTVLGWPAGTQQILIPSTWQQMPGMSLHNPAQQVVPDSPMGLPHADSSGQQGSNWSRPTLFPTRGRHGGQYDGVNQQDAAAGRNAAPAVSQNHALAAGHPRAQQGKRSKARHADSRVRPVSTVQSASSLVQTSLAFVGDQSQPIIISDTPSPAVSIITIHSDTEDEDERKFPPTCSGASQRANVISCVTVHDSQDSDSSNSTPLSPKRLTNLEETPSKALAISTPSVKSQPGEATAHKASGASEPAGASGKSKKGSGEQSNWSGASSSERHQRAASIRSQPLNLSQVQQSVMSSSHDQSVGSSGSLRRQPTYPPSVSSHSSYRLHEASLFSSTPNLYAYPASAALASVSQAVDLMNGGGASSRHTRPSQAYSSLGLLQKNSSLGLVGHAPGQFNHHHQQQQQLAGQPYPRSNAAYQRKLSQYPYL, from the exons ATGGCTTCCCAGATCCAGGTCTACTCCTCTCCCTCGGTGACCTCCAGTGCCTACACCCGCTCCAAGAAACTAAAGGTAGAGACAGCGTGGGATGTTAGCAACCAGTCGGGTGAAAACGGTTACTACCATCAGAGCTCCAGTCAGGCTACAgcatcctccccctctgcctccaatTGTAACCCCACTCACAGCTCCTCCAACCAAGGGTTCCCACCAGCTGGAGGCTCCAGGGAGCAGACAGTCGTACGGGCAGCAGACAGCACTGGTAGTGTTCCTGGACCCCCTtcgtcatcctcctcatcctctagCCGCCGTGTCAAGGATGCTGCATCCTCCTCTCAGCCCACTGACCTCCACCACAAACAGTACAGTCACAAGCGCAAGAGCGAGGAGGTGGACAGCAGTGATAGTGTCCAGATCCTGGAGGAGCTCTCTGCCCCTGTGGTGACCAACCGTACAGCCGGGGCTGGGGGCAACACCACAGCCCAGTCCATcgcacactccacctccaccaccaagaGCAGCAACTCCCACAGTGAGGGAGACTACCAGCTGGTGCAGCATGAGATCCTGTGCTCCGTGTCAAACAGCTACGAGGTGCTCGAGTTCCTGGGGCGGGGCACTTTTGGTCAGGTGGCAAAGTGCTGGAAGCGTGGAACCAATGAGATTGTGGCCATCAAAATCCTGAAGAACCACCCCTCATATGCCCGCCAGGGTCAAATTGAG GTTAGTATCCTTAGCAGACTGAGCACTGAGAATGCAGATGAGTTCAATTTTGTGCGCTCCTATGAGTGCTTCCAGCACAAGAACCACACCTGCCTGGTGTTTGAGATGCTGGAGCAGAACCTCTACGACTTCCTTAAGCACAGTAAGTTCAGCCCGCTGCTCCTCAAGTCCATCCGGCCCGTCCTGCAGCAGGTGTCCACAGCCCTGATGAAGCTGAAGAGCCTGGGCCTGATCCACGCTGACCTGAAGCCGGAGAACATCATGCTGGTGGACCCCCTCAGGCAGCCCTACAGGGTCAAGGTCATAGACTTTGGCTCAGCCAGCCATGTGTCCAAGGCTGTCTGCTCTACCTACCTGCAGTCCAGATACTACCG GGCGCCAGAGATCATTCTGGGCCTTCCCTTCTGTGAGGCTATAGACATGTGGTCCCTGGGCTGTGTCATTGCTGAGCTGTTCTTGGGATGGCCCCTGTATCCTGGCGCCTCAGAGTATGACCAG ATCCGCTACATTTCCCAGACGCAGGGTCTGCCAGCGGAGTACATCCTGAGCGCTGGCACCAAGACCAGCCGCTTCTTCAACAGAGGCCCTGATTCCAGCTACCCTCTCTGGAGGCTGAAG ACGCCAGCGGAGCACGAGGCAGAGATGGGGATCAAGTCAAAAGAGGCCCGGAAATACATCTTCAACTGTCTGGATGACATGATGCAG gtgaacatGACCACCCTGGATGGGACCGACGTCCTGGCCGAGAAGGCCGACAGACGGGAGTTCATAGACCTGCTGAAGAAGATGCTCACCCTGGACGCCGACAAGAGGATCACCCCCATGAAAACGCTGAACCACCCCTTTGTCACTATGACTCATCTGCTCCACTTCCCCCACAGCTCACA TGTGAAGTCCTGCTTCCAGCACATGGACATCTGCAAGCGCAGGTGCAGCACCTTTGAGAATGGGAAGAATTTGTTTGCCAGCAACAGCACGCCCAGTGCAGCCACAAACCTCACTGTCACCTTCAGCAGCCAGCTGAACCAGCACAACCAG ATGGCGTCCACAGGTGGCCAGTCCCTCTCCCTGAGCAGCAACGTCCCTCTGCTGAACTACCAGCCTGGGTTGTACCAGCAGGCTACCATCAACATCCCGGGCCTGGCCCAGCAGAGTGTGCCCATGCAGAGTGTGCCCATGCAGAGCGTGCCCACCCAGCTGTGCCCCCAGACGGAGCCCTTCCAGCAGACCCTCATCGTGTGCCCTTCCACCATCCAGG GTCTCCAAACGTCTAATAAGCACTCTGGGTACCCAGTGAGGATGGATAACTCTGTCCCGCAGAACCAGTCTACCCAGCCTCTGCACATCCAGCCAGGCATGCTGGCACAG gCCTCCTTCAACCCCCTGATGGTAGCCAGCCTGCACGCTCCCGTGGCGGGGATGCCCCCCCTGTGTTCGTTGCCCCTGGCTCTGGGCTGTGGGGCCGGGAGGCCTGGCCCTCTGGATCAGAGTACCACTGTGCTG GGCTGGCCTGCAGGCACCCAGCAGATCCTCATCCCCTCCACGTGGCAGCAGATGCCAGGCATGTCCCTCCACAACCCTGCTCAGCAGGTGGTCCCTGACTCTCCCATGGGACTTCCCCATGCGGACAGCTCAGGCCAGCAGGGCTCCAACTGGAG CCGGCCAACTCTTTTTCCCACCAGGGGTCGTCACGGCGGCCAGTACGATGGGGTGAACCAGCAGGACGCTGCAGCTGGGCGCAACGCGGCTCCGGCCGTCTCTCAGAACCACGCTCTAGCCGCAGGGCACCCCAGGGCCCAGCAGGGGAAGAGGTCCAAGGCCCGCCATGCTGACAGCAGAGTCAG GCCTGTGTCAACCGTCCAGTCGGCCTCCTCTCTTGTCCAAACCTCCCTGGCCTTTGTCGGAGACCAGTCTCAGCCCATCATCATCTCCGACACGCCTAGCCCTGCGGTCAGCATCATCACCATCCACAGTGACACAGAGGACGAAGACGAGAGGAAGTTCCCTCCTACCTG ctcTGGAGCGAGTCAGAGGGCCAACGTGATCAGCTGTGTGACCGTGCACGACTCCCAGGACTCTGACTCGTCCAACAGCACTCCGCTGAGTCCCAAGAGGCTGACTAACTTGGAGGAGACCCCCTCCAAGGCCCTGGCCATCTCCACGCCCTCGGTCAAGAGCCAGCCAGGGGAGGCCACTGCTCACAAGGCCTCGGGGGCCTCAG AACCTGCAGGGGCCTCTGGGAAGTCCAAGAAAGGCTCGGGTGAGCAGTCCAACTGGTCAGGAGCCTCCAGCAGTGAGCGGCATCAACGAGCCGCATCGATCCGATCCCAGCCTCTCAACCTGAGTCAG GTCCAGCaatctgtgatgtcatcatcacATGACCAATCGGTGGGAAGTAGCGGCTCCTTGCGCAGACAGCCAACGTACCCTCCATCAGTCTCTTCCCACTCATCTTACCGGCTCCATGAGGCATCTCTCTTCAGTTCCACCCCTAACTTGTACGCATACCCAGCCTCCGCCGCCCTCGCCTCGGTCTCCCAGGCCGTGGACCTGATGAACGGAGGAGGGGCCTCATCCCGCCACACCAGACCCAGCCAGGCCTACTCCTCTCTGGGTCTGCTCCAGAAGAACAGCAGCCTGGGCCTGGTGGGCCACGCTCCAGGACAGTTCAATCATCaccatcagcagcagcagcagctggcagGCCAGCCTTACCCCCGCTCCAATGCTGCTTACCAGCGCAAGCTCAGCCAGTACCCCtacctgtga